Genomic DNA from Telopea speciosissima isolate NSW1024214 ecotype Mountain lineage chromosome 2, Tspe_v1, whole genome shotgun sequence:
acCGTTAAGAAGATGGTGTCAAAATACCTATTAACCCACTCACATCCCCTTTCAtatccaatgtgggactattttttCTACCTTATGCATGGATATCCCAACAAATAAAGTGATGGGGTGAATGACTTGATAAGGAAGTCATATCTCTTCCAAAAACTTCACTTGTATTTACCTAAAAACTCTCAAAcacttcttttttaattttctgaatGAATCAAGCTTTCACTTCGCCTTCTCCCTtgatggttttttattttttcggtAAACATTCCCTTGGTAATTTAAAATGCATAGATTATTAACCGCAGAGGCACTTGTGTGGAATGTGGCTCTTTACTTTTCCGTTTATGTAATTAGAGTAAAttgataaataattaaaaaatacaaTAGAAAAAGGGGAATGGAGTTACATGCATAAATATCACAACTTGTTAAGACTGAGGGTGGCGATGTGCAATTATGCAATATGTAGTTAGGTCATCTCAATAATACATAATTATTAACCTAACAATATAAATATCAATTTGAAATCTATAcaaagatgaagagacacatcTCATGACCTTACAATACCTTTCTTTGGAGTTACATGCCATAAAAGCCCCAGAAATTATCATCATGTGTACTTGTAGTAAATTGATATCTAATTATTAGACATACTAAAAAAATGTATGAACAGTATCACAAAAATATAACACATACTTAgttgagatttttattttttttttaataatatactTTGTTGAGATTGAGCATGACCCTTTGGGTATTAAAATTCAATATAATCATTAGATGACTAATATAATTTTAATAATCATGTAATACACAATTAATTTATTTCAATACACAATTAGGATTGAAGGGATGATCTAggcaagtgtttttttttttttgggtaaatatttTCTAGGCAAGTGTTATTGAAGAATAAAATGGGCATTTTAGAATTTTTTGGGGAGAAAATTAAGTGAAAGTTTGTTTCATTGAGGGATATAAAAAGGAAGCATTTCATGGGAGAATTTATAACAAAACATATAGATAGAGATTGAATAAAATTTGCCATCTATGGTAAAGTTCCACCTTACAACGTACAAGTGTTATTTGGAAATTCAAAAATGGAAGGATTTTACTCTAAGTGGTAACCAAAGAACATGCATCTAGTCTAGATCAAGTgaagaaatttaaataaatatataaagggAGAGGTTTTCCCACATTGTTAATATGGGAAGGAATGTGCACAACACCCTAATGGCAATGTagagaatggtatcatccatTTGGACCCATATGAGGCAAAACATGAGAGAAAGAGGATCAACTCGTAAACCCTACATCTCATTATGTGAGAAGATGCATGTTAGAATCTGCACTCTGGCATcgtgattttcttttttccataaataaattaattattctataaaaattgtttttaaaatattatattGAATTTGTCTACATTAGTCAAAGTCAACGAATTGCACGTTGTATTAGGCAACTGCAACATTATAGAAGTAATATCATAATCATAATGAAGTATTtttaccaatatatatatatatcataatgGAGTAAGAAAGACTCAAGCGAGggttaattttttataattcaaaAAGTCTCAAGtcttttgccaaaaaacaagagaaagagacTGGGAAagctgagaagaagaaaaaaaattgaatttgactCTCATTGTATGTGGAAGGTTACAGGAAGATTCATGGACGAAAAAGACCTTTTAAATCAAGCTAATTAGAATGGGTCCCAGATCAGTTCAGAATAGATGGGAACCGGCAAAAAACACCCCATCCCCCTGAACGGCTAAAGCCCTAGTTGTCTTTGGTATGCGTTTTAAATCGATTTtgctatttttatcatccaagaatgcgaaatAAATTTAGAATACATATCAAACGCAGCCCTAATTTTTGTACAGAATCAGTCTGATGATTCCAATCCCGAACCAGATCAGCCCAAATCGACTGAACTGATACGGATTTTAAAACCCTGAAACTAGTGTCCCCACCTCATGTTGATGAATGTAAAGGTTACAGCtaaagttttgatttttgaaactaTCCTTCGAAAATTCAAATCTTCACCTTCCTCAAATCTTGTCCTTTTTTCTGTTTACCTTACACATCCATCACCCATTGTTTTCTGCttgttcttcctctctctctcttccccacaGGAGTAGTTGTGGTTCTTGCTTACGCCAAACAGAAGTTGTCAAAATTCGTTCTTTCTATAACAGTGAACCTTAAACATGTCGATCCTTGGAACCAGAACAACAACCCCCAACCCCACCATcaccagcaacaacaacaacaccacTAACATGGGTACCCCTTTCTTCCATGAGTTCAAGAAGCAGGCTTCTTTCTTCCtcagagagaagatcaagatgGCACGATTGGCTTTGACCGATTGTACCCCTGCACAACTgtaagttcttcttctcctgatgTAGATAGATAGTTGTTTATCTGTATCATCaatcttcctttttttccttttgttgttttttgtttttcgagTCTGTGTTTCATCTAGAGATATCCTTTTGGTTGAGTTTGAAAGATTGACAGAAGATGCTACAAATGAGAATCAATGGGCACCTGACACACGAACCATGGGTTTGATATCGAGGGCTGCTTTTGAAGTTGATGATTACTGGAGAATTGTTGATATTCTGCACAAAAGGTTTGTTTCTGGATTATTTCTCAACTTTTTAAGGATCTCTGTCCTTCCATGGACTACTTCCTATTCTTctcaaaattcatatttttttgtttcttttttttattattatttccaGACTGTCTAGATTTGACAGAAAAAATTGGAGAGTTTCCTACAAGGCTTTGATCTTACTGGAACACCTTCTGACCCACGGACCGGAGAGTGTCGCAGAGGAGTTTCAGACTGATAAAGATGTAATTCAGGAGATGGAGAGCTTTCAATATATTGATGAGAGAGGGTCTGTCTTTACTCACTCTGTATTCTGTAATCTGAAAATTCTCTGTTTTTTCCTCTGTGGTTCAGACTTCAGACTCAATATATTGTcctgattgtatggtgtatgtgcactgtGCAGATTCAATTGGGGCCTCACTGTCAGGAAGAAATCCGAGAGGGTGTTGAAGCTGCTGGAAAAGAGCCAACTCCTCAAAGAAGAGAGGGACCGAGCTCGCAAACTAACTCGTGGCATTGAAGGGTTTGGCAGCTTCAGTCACCGGTCTTCATCAACTGAAGCAACGAGTTTCAGAAACTCTTCCATGAAAATGTATGAGAGGAATCATTCAGAATCTAATGATCTTGAGGACAATAATCAATTCTCCTTGGATTGTTCTGATGAAGGTCAGAAGAATGAGATGATAAAGAAGCAGATTGACAAAAGTCTTAAAGAAAATAAGGCCCCAATGGAGGAAATTACTCCAGAACTCCATGAATGGGACTGCAAAAGAGAGTCAATATCTCTTTTGGATAATCAGAAAGATGAAGTCAATGTGGGATTTTCAATTGAAGAAGATCATCCATTCATCAATTCTGAACTCCAGTTTACCACTTCCCTAACTACTACTTAAGGGAACAAACTCTTGCAAGGGTGTTTTGAGTCCTATCAAGAGCGTCTGAAACCAGTCAAGTGGGATGGACACCTTGTCTGCGAGTTAATAAACATGGGTTTGAATCAGTGAGTTGCTTCATGTTGAGTCTGATTTTTTCTTTACGAGAAAAAGAGATAATGTATGCATGAGTGTCTTAATGTACATTTGAttacaagaagaagaatcagaacCAATATCTTTCATGGATAACATGTGAGCAAAAATCAATTGATCAATCTTGAATACCAAACTGAGTAATTGTATTGACTTTTCATTAGACTGGTAAAAGACTTTAATTGGTGTCTTAACTTCAATCGTTCCATATCCATTGGTGGTTTGGTTACTTGGGAAATTATCTAAAGATGATTTCTAAGCACTGAAATGATCTACACCCATCAAAAGATCTAGGTGTGGAGTAATCTCAAATGTTCACATTAAGGTGTGGAGTAATCCCAAATATTCAGTGAGGAGTAATCCGCAAAAGCAATGATtccacatcggatatgaataaCCTAATGTGAAGACTTACAAGGATTTGTACATCTTCCCCTTAAGGGCAAATTCTACCAAGTCCCAACTCCGAACAGATGGTGGGCATGGCAACTCCGAGTATCAGGAATGTGCGTGGAACACATAGCTGGATGCACAGCCCGATAAAGGGGTGAAAGGAATGATAAAGCAGCCCTTAGCACGTCTAAACAAAactaaaatacaaaatttttaattttttttttttttatgatataaattTAGAAATTGGTGTTGCATGATAAAATATAGATACAGCCTACTTAACATTCTTATATAACCGTTAGTTCCCCCACCATGCAAGCGTTACAGGCACATGAAGAACATGTGTGATCCATTGACAAAAACTGTGACTATATGTTACTGTTTAGATTATTTAACATTTTTTTACTTATTCTTCTTTTAACTTCTAGGCTATGTTTGTTATCAGCTAAAAACTCTGTAAAACGGgaatttttcaaacaaaatcTTAATCTTTTACAAAGATTTTTTACCTGCAAATTTAACTTAATTCTAAGCCTGCATTTTGCGCCAAAAGTAACCTACTACTCTTGATATTGCAATCAAGAGACTAaatatccaataaaaatagtggTGATCCAGTCCAGCTTAAAAGTATTTTCTTTAGGTCTTTCTTCGCCACAGGCCGGAACCAGATGTGGTATTGTCTGTTGGTGTTCCTCACAAGATCCCGTCATTGTTTTAGGTAATGACAAGGGACGAGTCTCTCTCACAACTATGAGTAATGATACTCAGATCTTTCTTATTCCCAGAAGGCTGCACATCTCACTGCTCCTTTAATGTCACCCATTCCCCCCAAATCAGATTCTCAGATTTACCTTTTGATTTCATTATCTCAGAAAATTCCCAAATTTAGTTTGACACCACAAGTCTCTAGCAGCAAGTCATAGGAAACACTGGGACACCATCATCTATGTCGAGTTTTCCCGATTACATGTTCTCTCTTAACCCATGATTCAAATTGACATGACAATGTGCAGTATATTGCGTAAATTACAGATGTTCATTCTGAAAAATCAAGTCACATTATCATTCCGCTCAGAGAACAACTATACAAGAGCTCTGTTCTATTTATGGTCAAATTGGTTGAGAACTCAAAACATCAGGACAACAAATTCACCCGATACCACTTATCCTCGGGAAAATAATAAGGGCACTTTACAAAATACAGACAACCTAGTACCTAAAGAAGCATACCATTGAGAGGGCAGCCATCAGGAGATCACATCCAGGTTACCTCCACAAGTCACACATAGGGACTGATGGCTAAAACAAAGGTGTTCCCGAACTGAGCTATTTCCTAACATCTTATCCTACTTGAGTTTTTGGGAGTATCATTCTCCATCCCACTTTCCCACATCCTGCTTTTCAtgacatacatacatacatacatacacaaAATGAAACATACATCCTAGCTCATAAATGCACAATGTGGTAGATGCCCACGTGCAGATACAGGGTTTTAAGATTGAGAAAGCCAGTCCTGAATGGCATGCCGAAGTGCATGGTTTGGAGTAAGATGCGAGTGGCTCATCTTTAAATTGGTCATTGGAGAAGTATCATTTCCATCTTCCAACCATCCTCGAATGGCCTCGCCTTCATAGGTAAAGCCATCAGCTGCCACATGAGGATCGTGCATTATCTCCTGCAAGCACAAGGTTGCTGTGTGAGCACTAACCAACAATAGGAATAACACGACACATTTGCTTCTGCAAAGTGAGATCCTTTCACTTTTTGGGCTTTGAGACCATGATTTTTTCACTGGTATTGTACATTAGTTACTATACCAAACCCATGAAATCTTGGTCCCAGTCTTGAGACATGAAAAAAGTCATTATCCACTTACCCAAAGAATCGGACACAAGAAGTAAGAAGGCACAGGTAGCTCTTCGGCAACATGTAACTGGTCAAGCTCCCTAACCATAGCTGGTGTCAGCTCTGGTCTATCCCGACTGTTCAGTTCACAACACTGTAAGCCCACATCAGCCAATCGTATTACCACAGATGTAGGCCATTCTCCAGCGGACATGTCCAAAATCGATGTCAGCTTCCCACACAACATAGCCCGATGCACCTCATTGGTCAGTCCCACTGGAGGCCTACCAGTGAGTAGCTGTAGAATAATGATCCCAAAGGAGTAAATGTCAGACTTCGGTGTCAGATTTCCATTCCGCTGCAATTCTGGATCTGTATACAGAAATGCGCTCTTTGGTTCAGTATTCCGGCGGAAACTTGGAAAATCAACACTTTCCTCAGGGACAAGCCTGCAAATCCCAAAATCTCCAATTTTGCAGTTAAAATCTGAATCAAGAAGGATATTTTCAGGTTTCAGATCCCCATGGATGATTTTTTTCGGTTTTGAGGAGTGTAAAAAGAGGAGGGCACTTGAAATTTTGGCAGCAATCCGTGTCCGGGTCTTCCACGTTAAGGGAGGAGTGTTGCATCTTCGGCAGAGATGATCTTGGAGGCTCCCATTTGGCAAATACTCATAAACCAGGGACCAAGCTTCTGGGCATGCACCAATCAAATTAACTAAATTAGGATGTTGTAGTTTGCTGAGAACTAGAACCTGCAAGCATGAAGACACGATATTTAAGACACATGATGCAACCATGGGCATTTTGATATCCAATTGAATAAGCATCCCTAGATAATCTTATTGCCCATCATATTCTTGATTCTAGTCAATATACTCGGGGAGAGTACTGGATCAGGACAGAAGAACCATAAACCCATATGTAGTAGACACTGAACATATGCTGGAAAGTCAAATTGATCATTTTATCATCACAGTGTTTTAGACTGCAAGAAAAATTATGGTGAATGGTTGAGGAAGAAGGTTTTAAAGAAATGAAATTTGGTTAATTCACTGTAACCAATATGGTATCTGTCAAATGATTGACCCAAATAACTGCATACTATCTTGGCCACAGAGAAGACAGGAGAGAATGTGTTATTTCCTAGTCCACTGAATGCCAACTTAGTATATttgcttgagagagagaggtttaccTCTTGTTGAAACTCTGATCGACCTTGCATGCTATATGGATGCAACTTCTTTATAGCAACACTTCGGTTAAAAATCTCTCCCTTGTAAACACATCCATATCCTCCCTCACCAATCTTAAAGCACTCTGAAAAGTTGCATGTTGCAGTCTGCAGTTCTGACAAAGAAAACTCTGTGAACTGAGAAGATTCATTGACATAGCGTATGGACCCATCACAGTTAGGTACTTCAGCATGTCCACGACCTCTCCACTGTTCCAGCTGAGACACGGCTTCTGCTTTTTGCTCTTGTAGCTTCTCCCTTTCATCCCAGATAGTTGCAAGGAATGCTTGGATTAATCCCAACTCTCCAGCAGCTTCTTCATGCCGACGAGTCGAGTCCCGAAGATGAATGTCAAGTACAGCTACGTTTCTCATCATCTCCTGGAGGTATCTAGTAACTTCTTCTCTTTGTTCCAAGAGCTTTTCTTGTTGTTGTCTAGTAATTCTGAGTATGTCCTCGACTTCCTCTCGAAGCTTAATTTCACGTGCAAGGGAAGAATCAAACACTTTGACCTGGAAGCAGCAAGGAAGGAGATCTTAACAGGGGCGAATATACTTAACCAAAGTGTGACCATTATTTTGGAACCTAATGATATTTCGCAAAATTTCTAAATGTTTCAAAAAATCATCGAAGTTTCTTTTGAAATATTGCAATGAGATATTCAGTTTCTGATTTTCTATGTATTATCATTCACTGACAAATTTTTGTAAACCAACCTCCTCTccacccaacccccccccccccaccccgcacaaaacaaaaaaaaagaacccaagtctaggaaaaagaaaatacaatgaAGTTCTACTAATAATTTTCCTCCAAAGAATGTTCCCAAGAAATTTGAAGTTGTAATCATGGAATTTGCAGAAAAAACTGAATACAAAGCAAGGAAATCAGGTTCATTTCTACCTTGTTGATAGCTTCAAAAACTTCtgcttccaaatttttgcaCTTCACAAGCTCTGTAAATGCTTCATTCCTTGATGTCTCAGCTAGTGTCATCATCTCCTTAAGCTGATTACATAAACTTTCTTCCTCTACCTTTGAGTCAGACTCTGCTGGTAACAGCCTTTCAGCAGGCAAAGAATCAAACTGATTGGTGGAACAGGACCCACTTGTAGATAAAGCGACTTCTACTTTATCTGATACTGTATGGACCTGGTTTCTGACCCCAAAGCAGAGTGTACCACTACTGGGAGAATCTGTCTGAAGACATGTATGATTGGATATGTGCTCACCCATAAGATTACATGATGAACTAGCTCTTAGTCTTTCAGAAATTACTGTATCAGATGGACTGATAACTGAAGGGAGAATAGTCAGGCCTTCAGAAGCGTCCCTCGTCCAGACATGTTTCCCTTTGTAGACAAACCATATCTCGCAGAATGGAGGAGCATTTTTGGCTGCAAAGTTTGCTTTGCTTGAGGTCTTCTTCACCTTCATGCAACTGTATTGCATTC
This window encodes:
- the LOC122651436 gene encoding clathrin interactor 1-like isoform X2, which produces MSILGTRTTTPNPTITSNNNNTTNMGTPFFHEFKKQASFFLREKIKMARLALTDCTPAQLLTEDATNENQWAPDTRTMGLISRAAFEVDDYWRIVDILHKRLSRFDRKNWRVSYKALILLEHLLTHGPESVAEEFQTDKDVIQEMESFQYIDERGFNWGLTVRKKSERVLKLLEKSQLLKEERDRARKLTRGIEGFGSFSHRSSSTEATSFRNSSMKMYERNHSESNDLEDNNQFSLDCSDEGQKNEMIKKQIDKSLKENKAPMEEITPELHEWDCKRESISLLDNQKDEVNVGFSIEEDHPFINSELQFTTSLTTT
- the LOC122651436 gene encoding uncharacterized protein LOC122651436 isoform X4 codes for the protein MSILGTRTTTPNPTITSNNNNTTNMGTPFFHEFKKQASFFLREKIKMARLALTDCTPAQLLTEDATNENQWAPDTRTMGLISRAAFEVDDYWRIVDILHKRFNWGLTVRKKSERVLKLLEKSQLLKEERDRARKLTRGIEGFGSFSHRSSSTEATSFRNSSMKMYERNHSESNDLEDNNQFSLDCSDEGQKNEMIKKQIDKSLKENKAPMEEITPELHEWDCKRESISLLDNQKDEVNVGFSIEEDHPFINSELQFTTSLTTT
- the LOC122651436 gene encoding clathrin interactor 1-like isoform X1: MSILGTRTTTPNPTITSNNNNTTNMGTPFFHEFKKQASFFLREKIKMARLALTDCTPAQLDILLVEFERLTEDATNENQWAPDTRTMGLISRAAFEVDDYWRIVDILHKRLSRFDRKNWRVSYKALILLEHLLTHGPESVAEEFQTDKDVIQEMESFQYIDERGFNWGLTVRKKSERVLKLLEKSQLLKEERDRARKLTRGIEGFGSFSHRSSSTEATSFRNSSMKMYERNHSESNDLEDNNQFSLDCSDEGQKNEMIKKQIDKSLKENKAPMEEITPELHEWDCKRESISLLDNQKDEVNVGFSIEEDHPFINSELQFTTSLTTT
- the LOC122651436 gene encoding uncharacterized protein LOC122651436 isoform X3 — its product is MSILGTRTTTPNPTITSNNNNTTNMGTPFFHEFKKQASFFLREKIKMARLALTDCTPAQLDILLVEFERLTEDATNENQWAPDTRTMGLISRAAFEVDDYWRIVDILHKRFNWGLTVRKKSERVLKLLEKSQLLKEERDRARKLTRGIEGFGSFSHRSSSTEATSFRNSSMKMYERNHSESNDLEDNNQFSLDCSDEGQKNEMIKKQIDKSLKENKAPMEEITPELHEWDCKRESISLLDNQKDEVNVGFSIEEDHPFINSELQFTTSLTTT
- the LOC122651435 gene encoding U-box domain-containing protein 33-like, with product MELLTPTPPPQLAGAYFSGFYSPTTSLSSLEPPCDLHHDHDHAMTPRLPEFKEEVGDTVTVAVGKVEKTLPLLHFCFRRFGCREIVLLHVHQPSPTIPTLLGKLPASQANEEMVSAHRKEEMEQTRKLLFNYLTVCRKAQVKARVITIEATQVKKGIVDLVNIHNIRKLVMGAPPANCMKVKKTSSKANFAAKNAPPFCEIWFVYKGKHVWTRDASEGLTILPSVISPSDTVISERLRASSSCNLMGEHISNHTCLQTDSPSSGTLCFGVRNQVHTVSDKVEVALSTSGSCSTNQFDSLPAERLLPAESDSKVEEESLCNQLKEMMTLAETSRNEAFTELVKCKNLEAEVFEAINKVKVFDSSLAREIKLREEVEDILRITRQQQEKLLEQREEVTRYLQEMMRNVAVLDIHLRDSTRRHEEAAGELGLIQAFLATIWDEREKLQEQKAEAVSQLEQWRGRGHAEVPNCDGSIRYVNESSQFTEFSLSELQTATCNFSECFKIGEGGYGCVYKGEIFNRSVAIKKLHPYSMQGRSEFQQEVLVLSKLQHPNLVNLIGACPEAWSLVYEYLPNGSLQDHLCRRCNTPPLTWKTRTRIAAKISSALLFLHSSKPKKIIHGDLKPENILLDSDFNCKIGDFGICRLVPEESVDFPSFRRNTEPKSAFLYTDPELQRNGNLTPKSDIYSFGIIILQLLTGRPPVGLTNEVHRAMLCGKLTSILDMSAGEWPTSVVIRLADVGLQCCELNSRDRPELTPAMVRELDQLHVAEELPVPSYFLCPILWEIMHDPHVAADGFTYEGEAIRGWLEDGNDTSPMTNLKMSHSHLTPNHALRHAIQDWLSQS